TGCTGGCGTCCCGCTCCGCGAGGGTCACCAGGCCGGTGCCGCCACCCAGCAGCAGCAGGCCCACGATGGCGCTCGCCCGCCACTGCCGCGCCGTGGGGCCAGGCGCACCCCGCCAGCGCAGGAAGGCGTACAGCAGCGCCCCCGCCACCAGAAAGCGCACCCCCAGCATCCCCAGCGGCGGCAGGCTCTGAATCGCGACCTTGATTCCGAAATAGGTGCTGCCCCACACCACATACACCAGGGCGAGCGACAGCAGGACGGCGGGTGTGAGGCGGGCACCGCGGGCGGCGAGAGAGGTCACCGGGAGAGCATACCCCCCATCTGGGGGAGGCCACATCTGCGGCGCCCGCCCGTCCCGGCCCACCGTACACTGCCCCCCGTGTTCCCCTCAGAACGCCGCTGGACGTTGCTCCTCGCAGGCGCCCTGCTGGTCGTGGCGGGACTGACGCTCGGCCCGGCCTTCTTCCCGGCGGCCCAGGCGCCCGCCGTCACGCGGGTGGACCTGCCACCGCCCGCACAGGTTCAGGCGGCCATGCCCGAGTACCCCACCACTGTCAGCGTGCGGCCGCTGATTTCCGGCCGGGTCAACCTGAATTCCGCCAGCCTCGAACAGTTGGAGGCCCTGCCGAAAGTCGGCCCCTCCCTCGCCGCCCGCATCGTGGCGGGGAGGCCTTACCGCAGCCTCGCGGACCTGGACCGGGTCAAGGGCGTCGGTCCCGCCATCCTCCAGGCGCTCACCCCCCTCGTGACCTTCTGATGGTCGGGCGTCACGCCGTCTCTCCCGGGTCCACCCGCGGGACGCGCTCCCCCTCTGGCCGACTGGCCTGGCCGGTGCCGCTCGCGTTCGGCGTGATGGGCGGCATCGTGCTGGGATTGGGCGTGTGGTGGGGCGGCCTGGTGTTGCTGGCGGGCGCCCTGTTCGCCGTGCTGGACAGCCGCGCGGTGCTGGCCCTGCTGGCGCTGGCCGGAGGCGGCCTGGGGTTCGGCTCGGAGCGCCTCAACGCCGCCAGGCCCGACCGGCTGGCGCCCTGGGTGGGGGCACAGGTCACGCTGAAAGGCGAGTGGGACGGGCAGTTCCTGCGCCTCTCCGACCCGCCCGCGCGGGTGGCCGTCTCCCCGAAACCGCGCGTTTTGCCGGGGCAGATGGTCGTGAGCGGGCGGTTGGTTCGCCCTGAAGGACGGCGCGTGCCGGGCGGCTTCGATCAGGCGGCGTGGTTGCGGGGGCAGGGTGGCCTGTTCGTCCCGACGCCGACCACCGTGCTGGTCGCGGCCCGGGTGCGCTCGTCCACCCCCGAGGGCGGCGGGCGCGGCTGGTTCCGCCGGGGCCTCACGGCAGGCCTGGGGGAGCGGCAGGCGGCACTGATGCAGGCGACCGAACTGGGCGACCGGAACGACATCGGCCGCGAGGACTTCGCGGAGGGGTACAGTGTCCGCGACGCCTTCGCCCGCTCGGGCCTCTCGCATCTGATGGCCCTCAGCGGGCAGAACGTGGCCCTGCTCACCGGCGCGGTGATCTGGCTACTGGCCTGGCTGCGGGTGCCGCTGGGGTGGCGGTATGCGGGTGCCCTGCTCTTTCTGGCGCCGTACCTGCTGCTGGTCGGGGTATCCCCCAGCATCTTCCGGGCGGTGCTGATGGGCGGGGCAGTGCTGCTGGGCTATGCATTGGGGCGGGGGAGGCTCGACCCTTACGCCGTCATCGCCCTCGCCGCCGTGGCCTGCCTGCTGCCCTTTCCCCTGTGGCTGCTGGACGTGGGCTTTCAACTGTCGTTCCTGGCGGTGCTGGGCCTCACGCTGTCGGCCCGGGTCGCGGAACGCCTGCCCGCCCGCTGGCCGCCCGCGTTGCGGCTGGCCCTGGTGGCGACCCTCCTGGCGGAACTCGCCACGCTGCCGGTGATCGCCGGGACCTTCGGGCAACTGCCGCTGGTGGGCCTGCCCGCCAACCTGATCGCGGGCGCGCTGATGGCCGCGCTGGTGCCGCTGGGGTTTGTGGCCGGGTTGCTGGGGCCGTTCGCGGTGGCGGTCAACTGGCTGACCGGCCTGCTGGCCTCGCTTCTGCTCGGCGTGGTGGAGGTGTTCGGCCAGGCGCCCGTCCTCACCTGGGGGACGGTGGGCGCGGCAGGCTTCGTCGCCTCCGGGGTCGCGGCCCTCGCGGGCGTGCTGTGGCTGCTGGGCCGGGTACGTGCGCCGGTCGCGCTGGGGACGCTCCTCGCCTGCGCCGTCCTGACCCTGCTCCCCGGCCTGCTGCGCCCTGCCCGTGAACTGGTGTTCCTCGACGTGGGCCAGGGCGACAGCACCCTGATCCGGGCGCGGGGCTTGAACGTGCTGGTGGACGGCGGCGGCTCGGTCGGCTCGGATTT
The window above is part of the Deinococcus metallilatus genome. Proteins encoded here:
- a CDS encoding ComEA family DNA-binding protein, translating into MFPSERRWTLLLAGALLVVAGLTLGPAFFPAAQAPAVTRVDLPPPAQVQAAMPEYPTTVSVRPLISGRVNLNSASLEQLEALPKVGPSLAARIVAGRPYRSLADLDRVKGVGPAILQALTPLVTF
- a CDS encoding DNA internalization-related competence protein ComEC/Rec2 encodes the protein MVGRHAVSPGSTRGTRSPSGRLAWPVPLAFGVMGGIVLGLGVWWGGLVLLAGALFAVLDSRAVLALLALAGGGLGFGSERLNAARPDRLAPWVGAQVTLKGEWDGQFLRLSDPPARVAVSPKPRVLPGQMVVSGRLVRPEGRRVPGGFDQAAWLRGQGGLFVPTPTTVLVAARVRSSTPEGGGRGWFRRGLTAGLGERQAALMQATELGDRNDIGREDFAEGYSVRDAFARSGLSHLMALSGQNVALLTGAVIWLLAWLRVPLGWRYAGALLFLAPYLLLVGVSPSIFRAVLMGGAVLLGYALGRGRLDPYAVIALAAVACLLPFPLWLLDVGFQLSFLAVLGLTLSARVAERLPARWPPALRLALVATLLAELATLPVIAGTFGQLPLVGLPANLIAGALMAALVPLGFVAGLLGPFAVAVNWLTGLLASLLLGVVEVFGQAPVLTWGTVGAAGFVASGVAALAGVLWLLGRVRAPVALGTLLACAVLTLLPGLLRPARELVFLDVGQGDSTLIRARGLNVLVDGGGSVGSDFDVGTRTVVPALRALGVRSLNLVVATHADTDHIEGLSGVLRAVPVGELWIGQRKTDDPVLNELLTVAREQGVPVREVRRGDRVSRDGVTLTVLWPRGNVWSTEDNDNSVALTVESHGFRAALLGDLPNPAEAQVGVGDLDLLKAAHHGSRYSTGEAILKESTPHDVLISVGRNTYGHPHPDVLKRIGASGAQVWRTDRLGTVRWPLP